One genomic segment of Sorex araneus isolate mSorAra2 chromosome X, mSorAra2.pri, whole genome shotgun sequence includes these proteins:
- the OBSL1 gene encoding obscurin-like protein 1 isoform X1 has product MKAGSGDQGSPPCFLRFPRPVRVVSGAEAELKCVVLGEPPPTVVWEKGGQQLAASERLSFPADGAEHGLLLSGALPTDAGVYVCRARNASGEAYAAAAVTVLEPPAPEPEPEPEPPAAEGPPAPPGTGEGPPVFLAGPRSQWVPRGAEVVLACQAGGVPAPTLYWEKDGLALDEVWDSGHFALEPGRAEDGRAVSLTLRIPAARLPDSGVYVCHARNAHGHAQAGALLQVQQPPGSPPEDPDDDDAAAAAAAAPQPAPPAEPSKCAPKTFWVNEGKHAKFRCYVMGKPEPEIEWHWEGRPLLPDRRRLMYRDRDGGFVLKVLYCQAKDRGLYVCAARNSAGQTLSAVQLHVKEPRLRFSRPLQDVEGREQGIVVLECKVPNSRIPTAWFREDQRLLPCRKYEQIEEGPVRRLIIHRLKADDDGVYLCEMRGRVRTVANVTVKGPILKRLPRKLDVLEGENAVLLVETREAGVEGRWSRDGEDLPATCQSSSGHMHALVLPGVTREDAGEVTFSLGSSRTSTLLRVKCIKHNPPGPPVLAEMFKGHKNTVLLTWKAPEPVPETPFVYRLERQEVGSEDWVQCFSIEKAGAVEVPGDCVPAEGDYRFRICTVSEHGRSPHVLFHGAAHLVPTARLVAGLEDVQVYAGEDAVFALDLSTIIQGTWFLNGEELRSREGQAEPGALRYRAEHSGLQHRLVLRAVGHQHSGALVGFSCPGVQDSAALTIQESPVHILSPQDKMSLTFTTAERVVLTCELSREDYPARWYKDGRQVEESEAVLLKVDGRKHRLVLPEARVQDSGEFECRSEGVSALFTVTVRDPPLHIVDPQEHVFVHAITSECVVLTCKVDREDAPVQWYKDGQEVEESEFVVLEDEGADHRLVLPAAQPPYGGEFQCVAGDERAYFTVTITDVSSWIVYPSGKVYVAAVRLERVVLTCELCRPWAEVRWTKDGEEVVESAARLLQKEDTVRRLVLPAVQLEDSGEYLCEIDDEAASFTVTVTEPPVRILSPRDEVSLAAVSLEGVSLLCELSREDAPVRWYKDGLEVEEGEALVLEVDGPRRRLVLPAAQPEDSGEYVCDAGDDSAFFIVTVTAPPERIVHPAARSLDLQFRASEHVELRCEVSPAGSRVRWFKDGLEVEVSEGLKLWAQGPARTLTLPHAQPQDAGEYVCETRDEAVTFNVSVAEPPVQFLTPEAAPGPLCVAPGEPVVLSCELSRTGALVSWSHDGAPVQAGQGLELHAEGPRHTLSIRGATAAHAGLYTCRCGAGPGAPSRTFTLRVEEPPARVVAPEAAQTRVRSTPGGDLELTVQLSGPGVPVRWYKDGERLANRGRVQLEQAGARQVLRVRGARSGDAGEYLCDAPQDSRIFVVSVEEPPPVRLLSELTPLTVHEGDDAMFRCEVSPPDADVTWLRNGAPVSPGPRLDVAQNGSSRTLTVRGCQLADAGTVTARAGGSTTSARLHVRETELLFVRRLQDVRAEEGQDLCLEVETGRVGAAGAVRWVRSGEPLPADPRLSVAQDGHVHHLTIRSVVLADQGTYGCESHHDRTLARLSVRPRQLKVLQPLEDVSITEGGSATFQLELSQDGVAGEWARGGIRLQPGPGCHIHMEGRTHRLVLRDLGLADSGCISFTADSLRSAARLTVREAPVTIVRGPQNVEVTEGDTATFECELSQALADVTWEKDGHPLSPSPRLRLQALGALRLLQLRRCGPLDAGTYSCAVGAVRAGPVRLTVNERRVSVLSELEPVRAREGHSATFECTVSEVDTARSWTLGGRPLRPGGRVRIRQEGKKHILVLSELRPEDSGEVRFQAGPAQSAAQLEVEALPLQMCRRPPREKSVLAGRRAVLEVTVSRPGGQVCWLREGLELCPGDKYELRSHGPTHSLVIHDVRPEDQGTYCCRAGQDSAQTRLLVEGC; this is encoded by the exons ATGAAGGCGGGTTCGGGCGACCAGGGGAGCCCCCCGTGCTTCCTGCGCTTCCCGCGGCCCGTGCGGGTGGTGAGCGGCGCCGAGGCCGAGCTCAAGTGCGTGGTGCTGGGGGAGCCGCCGCCCACGGTGGTGTGGGAGAAGGGCGGGCAGCAGCTGGCCGCGTCGGAGCGCCTGAGCTTCCCCGCGGACGGCGCGGAGCACGGGCTGCTGCTGAGCGGCGCGCTGCCCACCGACGCGGGCGTCTACGTGTGCCGCGCGCGCAACGCGTCCGGGGAGGCCTACGCGGCGGCCGCCGTGACGGTGCTGGAGCCGCCCgcgcccgagcccgagcccgagcccgagccGCCGGCCGCCGAgggcccgccggccccgccgggcACGGGCGAGGGCCCCCCGGTGTTCCTCGCGGGGCCGCGTTCGCAGTGGGTGCCGCGGGGCGCGGAGGTGGTGCTGGCGTGCCAGGCCGGGGGCGTGCCCGCGCCCACGCTGTACTGGGAGAAGGACGGGCTGGCCCTGGACGAGGTGTGGGACAGCGGCCACTTCGCGCTGGAGCCGGGCCGCGCCGAGGACGGCCGGGCCGTCAGCCTGACGCTGCGCATCCCCGCCGCGCGCCTGCCCGACTCGGGCGTGTACGTGTGCCACGCCCGCAACGCGCACGGCCACGCGCAGGCCGGGGCGCTGCTCCAGGTGCAGCAGCCGCCCGGGAGTCCGCCCGAAGACCCCGACGACGACGacgccgctgctgccgccgccgccgccccgcagcCCGCGCCGCCGGCGGAGCCCAGCAAGTGCGCGCCCAAGACCTTCTGGGTGAACGAGGGCAAGCACGCCAAGTTCCGCTGCTACGTGATGGGCAAGCCCGAGCCCGAGATCGAGTGGCACTGGGAGGGCCGCCCGCTGCTCCCCGACCGCCGCCGCCTCATGTACCGCGACCGCGACGGCGGCTTCGTGCTCAAGGTGCTCTACTGCCAGGCCAAGGACCGCGGGCTGTACGTGTGCGCCGCGCGCAACTCCGCCGGCCAGACGCTCAGCGCCGTGCAGCTGCACGTGAAAG AGCCGCGTCTCCGCTTCTCCCGGCCACTGCAGGACGTGGAGGGCCGGGAGCAGGGGATCGTGGTGCTGGAGTGCAAGGTCCCCAACTCCCGCATCCCCACGGCCTGGTTCCGCGAGGACCAGCGGCTGCTGCCCTGCCGCAAGTACGAGCAGATCGAGGAGGGCCCCGTGCGGCGCCTCATCATCCACAGGCTGAAGGCGGACGACGACGGCGTCTACCTGTGCGAGATGCGGGGCCGCGTGCGCACGGTGGCCAACGTGACCGTCAAAG GGCCCATCCTGAAGCGGCTGCCCCGGAAACTGGACGTGCTGGAGGGCGAGAACGCCGTGCTGCTGGTGGAGACGCGGGAGGCCGGGGTCGAGGGACGCTGGAGCCGCGACGGGGAGGACCTGCCGGCCACCTGCCAGAGCAGCTCCGGCCACATGCACGCCCTGGTCCTGCCAGGGGTCACCCGGGAGGATGCCGGCGAGGTCACTTTCAGCCTGGGCAGCTCGCGCACCTCCACTCTGCTCCGAGTTAAAT GCATCAAGCACAACCCCCCGGGACCCCCGGTGCTGGCAGAGATGTTTAAGGGCCACAAGAACACGGTTCTGCTGACCTGGAAAGCCCCCGAGCCGGTTCCCGAGACCCCCTTTGTCTACCGGCTGGAGCGGCAGGAGGTGGGCTCGGAAGATTGGGTCCAGTGCTTCAGCATCGAGAAGGCGGGCGCCGTGGAGGTGCCCGGGGACTGCGTGCCCGCCGAGGGCGACTACCGCTTCCGCATCTGCACGGTCAGCGAGCACGGCCGCAGCCCCCACGTGCTGTTCCACGGCGCGGCCCACCTGG tGCCCACCGCGCGCCTGGTGGCGGGGCTGGAGGATGTGCAGGTGTACGCCGGGGAGGACGCGGTCTTCGCGCTGGACCTGTCCACCATCATCCAGGGCACCTGGTTCCTCAACGGCGAGGAGCTGCGGAGCCGCGAGGGCCAGGCGGAGCCCGGCGCCCTGCGCTACCGCGCGGAGCACAGCGGCCTCCAGCACAGGCTCGTCCTGCGGGCCGTCGGGCACCAGCACAGCGGTGCCCTGGTGGGCTTCAGCTGCCCCGGGGTGCAGGACTCAGCCGCGCTCACCATCCAAG AGAGCCCCGTGCACATCCTCAGCCCCCAGGACAAGATGTCCTTGACCTTCACGACGGCAGAGCGCGTGGTGCTGACCTGCGAGCTCTCCCGGGAAGACTACCCCGCACGCTGGTACAAGGACGGGCGGCAGGTGGAAGAGAGCGAGGCGGTGCTGCTGAAGGTGGACGGGCGCAAGCACCGCCTGGTCCTCCCGGAGGCCCGGGTGCAGGACAGCGGCGAGTTCGAGTGCAGATCCGAGGGGGTCTCGGCCTTGTTCACCGTCACCGTCCGAG ACCCCCCGCTGCACATCGTGGACCCCCAGGAGCACGTGTTCGTGCACGCCATCACCTCCGAGTGTGTCGTGCTGACGTGCAAGGTGGACCGCGAGGACGCGCCTGTGCAGTGGTACAAGGACgggcaggaggtggaggagagcgAGTTCGTGGTCCTGGAGGACGAGGGCGCCGACCACCGCCTGGTGCTGCCCGCCGCCCAGCCCCCCTACGGCGGCGAGTTCCAGTGCGTGGCCGGGGACGAGCGCGCCTACTTCACCGTCACCATCACAG atGTGTCCTCGTGGATCGTGTACCCCAGCGGCAAGGTGTACGTGGCGGCCGTGCGTCTGGAGCGCGTGGTGCTGACGTGCGAGCTGTGCCGGCCCTGGGCCGAGGTGCGCTGGACCAAGGacggggaggaggtggtggagagcGCGGCGCGGCTGCTGCAGAAGGAGGACACGGTGCGCCGCCTGGTGCTGCCCGCCGTCCAGCTCGAGGACTCGGGCGAGTACCTCTGCGAGATCGACGACGAGGCTGCCTCCTTCACCGTCACCGTCACAG AGCCCCCGGTTCGCATCCTCTCCCCGCGGGACGAGGTGAGCCTGGCCGCCGTGAGCCTGGAGGGCGTGTCGCTGCTGTGTGAGCTGTCGCGGGAGGACGCGCCCGTGCGCTGGTACAAGGACGggctggaggtggaggagggcGAGGCACTGGTGCTGGAAGTGGACGGGCCCCGCCGGCGCCTGGTCCTGCCCGCCGCCCAGCCCGAGGACAGCGGCGAGTACGTGTGCGACGCCGGGGATGACTCGGCCTTCTTCATCGTCACTGTCACAG CGCCCCCCGAGAGGATCGTGCACCCGGCAGCCCGCTCCCTGGACCTGCAGTTCCGGGCCTCGGAGCACGTGGAGCTGCGCTGCGAAGTGTCCCCCGCGGGGTCGCGGGTGCGCTGGTTCAAGGACGGGCTGGAGGTGGAGGTGTCCGAAGGCCTGAagctctgggcccaggggccCGCGCGCACCCTGACGCTGCCCCACGCCCAGCCGCAGGACGCGGGGGAGTACGTGTGCGAGACCCGGGACGAGGCAGTCACCTTCAACGTCAGCGTGGCTG AGCCGCCCGTGCAGTTCCTCACCCCCGAGGCAGCCCCCGGCCCACTCTGTGTGGCCCCCGGGGAGCCCGTGGTGCTGAGCTGTGAGCTGTCCCGGACGGGCGCCCTGGTGTCCTGGAGCCACGACGGGGCGCCCGTGCAGGCGGGCCAGGGCCTGGAGCTCCACGCCGAGGGGCCCCGGCACACACTCAGCATCCGGGGGGCCACCGCGGCCCACGCAGGCCTCTACACCTGCAGGtgcggggcgggcccgggggcccCCAGCCGCACCTTCACCCTGCGAGTGGAGG AGCCCCCCGCGCGGGTGGTGGCCCCGGAGGCCGCCCAGACGAGGGTTCGCAGCACCCCCGGCGGAGACCTGGAGCTGACGGTGCAGCTGTCTGGGCCGGGGGTTCCCGTGCGCTGGTACAAGGACGGGGAGCGGCTGGCCAACCGGGGCCGGGTGCAGCTGGAGCAGGCGGGGGCCCGGCAGGTGCTGCGGGTGCGAGGGGCCCGGAGCGGGGACGCTGGGGAGTACCTGTGCGACGCCCCCCAGGACAGCCGCATCTTTGTCGTCAGTGTGGAAG AACCTCCCCCGGTGAGGCTGCTCTCAGAGCTGACGCCCCTGACGGTCCACGAGGGTGACGATGCCATGTTCCGGTGTGAAGTCTCCCCTCCCGACGCTGACGTCACGTGGCTGCGCAACGGGGCCCCGGTCAGTCCGGGGCCCCGGCTGGACGTGGCCCAGAACGGCTCCAGCCGCACGCTGACCGTGCGGGGCTGCCAGCTGGCGGACGCGGGGACGGTGACCGCCCGGGCAGGGGGCAGCACCACCAGCGCCCGGCTCCACGTGCGAG AGACGGAGCTGCTGTTCGTGCGGCGGCTGCAGGACGTGCGCGCCGAGGAGGGCCAGGACCTGTGCCTGGAGGTGGAGACGGGCCGCGTGGGCGCCGCGGGGGCCGTGCGCTGGGTGCGCTCCGGGGAGCCCTTGCCTGCCGACCCCCGCCTGTCGGTGGCCCAGGACGGCCACGTCCACCACCTCACCATCCGCAGCGTGGTGCTGGCCGACCAGGGCACCTACGGCTGTGAGAGCCACCACGACCGCACCCTGGCCCGGCTGAGCGTGCGGC CGCGGCAGCTGAAGGTGCTACAGCCTCTCGAAGACGTGAGCATCACCGAGGGTGGCAGCGCCACCTTCCAGCTGGAGCTGTCCCAGGACGGTGTGGCCGGGGAGTGGGCCCGGGGCGGGATCCGGCTGCAGCCGGGACCCGGGTGCCACATTCACATGGAGGGCCGCACTCAccgcctggtgctcagggacctgggccTGGCCGACTCGGGCTGCATCTCCTTCACCGCGGACTCCCTGCGCTCTGCCGCGAGACTCACGGTGCGAG AGGCCCCAGTGACCATTGTGCGGGGGCCACAGAACGTGGAGGTGACCGAGGGTGACACAGCGACGTTCGAGTGCGAGCTTTCTCAGGCCTTGGCCGATGTCACCTGGGAGAAG GACGGGCACCCACTCAGCCCCAGCCCTCGGCTCAGGCTCCAGGCCCTGGGCGCGCTCCGCCTTCTCCAGCTCCGGCGCTGCGGCCCCCTGGACGCCGGGACCTACAGCTGCGCGGTGGGGGCGGTCCGCGCCGGGCCGGTGCGCCTGACTGTGAACG AACGCAGGGTGTCGGTGCTCTCGGAGCTGGAGCCGGTGCGCGCCCGCGAAGGCCACAGCGCCACGTTCGAGTGCACCGTGTCGGAGGTCGATACCGCCCGGAGCTGGACGCTAGGAGGCCGCCCGCTGAGACCAGGAGGCCGGGTCCGCATCCGTCAGGAAG GGAAGAAACATATACTGGTGCTGAGCGAGCTGCGGCCGGAGGACTCCGGAGAGGTCCGCTTCCAGGCGGGTCCCGCCCAGTCCGCGGCTCAGCTGGAGGTGGAGG cactgcctctcCAGATGTGCCGCCGGCCCCCTCGCGAGAAGTCGGTCCTGGCCGGCAGGCGGGCGGTGCTGGAGGTGACCGTGTCCCGCCCCGGAGGCCAAGTGTGCTGGCTGCGGGAGGGGCTTGAGCTGTGCCCAGGAGACAAGTATGAGCTGCGCAGCCACGGCCCCACCCACAGCTTGGTCATCCATGACGTGCGACCTGAGGACCAGGGCACCTACTGCTGCCGGGCAGGTCAGGACAGCGCCCAAACACGCCTGCTGGTAGAGG GCTGCTAG
- the OBSL1 gene encoding obscurin-like protein 1 isoform X2 — translation MKAGSGDQGSPPCFLRFPRPVRVVSGAEAELKCVVLGEPPPTVVWEKGGQQLAASERLSFPADGAEHGLLLSGALPTDAGVYVCRARNASGEAYAAAAVTVLEPPAPEPEPEPEPPAAEGPPAPPGTGEGPPVFLAGPRSQWVPRGAEVVLACQAGGVPAPTLYWEKDGLALDEVWDSGHFALEPGRAEDGRAVSLTLRIPAARLPDSGVYVCHARNAHGHAQAGALLQVQQPPGSPPEDPDDDDAAAAAAAAPQPAPPAEPSKCAPKTFWVNEGKHAKFRCYVMGKPEPEIEWHWEGRPLLPDRRRLMYRDRDGGFVLKVLYCQAKDRGLYVCAARNSAGQTLSAVQLHVKEPRLRFSRPLQDVEGREQGIVVLECKVPNSRIPTAWFREDQRLLPCRKYEQIEEGPVRRLIIHRLKADDDGVYLCEMRGRVRTVANVTVKGPILKRLPRKLDVLEGENAVLLVETREAGVEGRWSRDGEDLPATCQSSSGHMHALVLPGVTREDAGEVTFSLGSSRTSTLLRVKCIKHNPPGPPVLAEMFKGHKNTVLLTWKAPEPVPETPFVYRLERQEVGSEDWVQCFSIEKAGAVEVPGDCVPAEGDYRFRICTVSEHGRSPHVLFHGAAHLVPTARLVAGLEDVQVYAGEDAVFALDLSTIIQGTWFLNGEELRSREGQAEPGALRYRAEHSGLQHRLVLRAVGHQHSGALVGFSCPGVQDSAALTIQESPVHILSPQDKMSLTFTTAERVVLTCELSREDYPARWYKDGRQVEESEAVLLKVDGRKHRLVLPEARVQDSGEFECRSEGVSALFTVTVRDPPLHIVDPQEHVFVHAITSECVVLTCKVDREDAPVQWYKDGQEVEESEFVVLEDEGADHRLVLPAAQPPYGGEFQCVAGDERAYFTVTITDVSSWIVYPSGKVYVAAVRLERVVLTCELCRPWAEVRWTKDGEEVVESAARLLQKEDTVRRLVLPAVQLEDSGEYLCEIDDEAASFTVTVTEPPVRILSPRDEVSLAAVSLEGVSLLCELSREDAPVRWYKDGLEVEEGEALVLEVDGPRRRLVLPAAQPEDSGEYVCDAGDDSAFFIVTVTAPPERIVHPAARSLDLQFRASEHVELRCEVSPAGSRVRWFKDGLEVEVSEGLKLWAQGPARTLTLPHAQPQDAGEYVCETRDEAVTFNVSVAEPPVQFLTPEAAPGPLCVAPGEPVVLSCELSRTGALVSWSHDGAPVQAGQGLELHAEGPRHTLSIRGATAAHAGLYTCRCGAGPGAPSRTFTLRVEEPPARVVAPEAAQTRVRSTPGGDLELTVQLSGPGVPVRWYKDGERLANRGRVQLEQAGARQVLRVRGARSGDAGEYLCDAPQDSRIFVVSVEEPPPVRLLSELTPLTVHEGDDAMFRCEVSPPDADVTWLRNGAPVSPGPRLDVAQNGSSRTLTVRGCQLADAGTVTARAGGSTTSARLHVRETELLFVRRLQDVRAEEGQDLCLEVETGRVGAAGAVRWVRSGEPLPADPRLSVAQDGHVHHLTIRSVVLADQGTYGCESHHDRTLARLSVRPRQLKVLQPLEDVSITEGGSATFQLELSQDGVAGEWARGGIRLQPGPGCHIHMEGRTHRLVLRDLGLADSGCISFTADSLRSAARLTVREAPVTIVRGPQNVEVTEGDTATFECELSQALADVTWEKVRAQPPAGTTLA, via the exons ATGAAGGCGGGTTCGGGCGACCAGGGGAGCCCCCCGTGCTTCCTGCGCTTCCCGCGGCCCGTGCGGGTGGTGAGCGGCGCCGAGGCCGAGCTCAAGTGCGTGGTGCTGGGGGAGCCGCCGCCCACGGTGGTGTGGGAGAAGGGCGGGCAGCAGCTGGCCGCGTCGGAGCGCCTGAGCTTCCCCGCGGACGGCGCGGAGCACGGGCTGCTGCTGAGCGGCGCGCTGCCCACCGACGCGGGCGTCTACGTGTGCCGCGCGCGCAACGCGTCCGGGGAGGCCTACGCGGCGGCCGCCGTGACGGTGCTGGAGCCGCCCgcgcccgagcccgagcccgagcccgagccGCCGGCCGCCGAgggcccgccggccccgccgggcACGGGCGAGGGCCCCCCGGTGTTCCTCGCGGGGCCGCGTTCGCAGTGGGTGCCGCGGGGCGCGGAGGTGGTGCTGGCGTGCCAGGCCGGGGGCGTGCCCGCGCCCACGCTGTACTGGGAGAAGGACGGGCTGGCCCTGGACGAGGTGTGGGACAGCGGCCACTTCGCGCTGGAGCCGGGCCGCGCCGAGGACGGCCGGGCCGTCAGCCTGACGCTGCGCATCCCCGCCGCGCGCCTGCCCGACTCGGGCGTGTACGTGTGCCACGCCCGCAACGCGCACGGCCACGCGCAGGCCGGGGCGCTGCTCCAGGTGCAGCAGCCGCCCGGGAGTCCGCCCGAAGACCCCGACGACGACGacgccgctgctgccgccgccgccgccccgcagcCCGCGCCGCCGGCGGAGCCCAGCAAGTGCGCGCCCAAGACCTTCTGGGTGAACGAGGGCAAGCACGCCAAGTTCCGCTGCTACGTGATGGGCAAGCCCGAGCCCGAGATCGAGTGGCACTGGGAGGGCCGCCCGCTGCTCCCCGACCGCCGCCGCCTCATGTACCGCGACCGCGACGGCGGCTTCGTGCTCAAGGTGCTCTACTGCCAGGCCAAGGACCGCGGGCTGTACGTGTGCGCCGCGCGCAACTCCGCCGGCCAGACGCTCAGCGCCGTGCAGCTGCACGTGAAAG AGCCGCGTCTCCGCTTCTCCCGGCCACTGCAGGACGTGGAGGGCCGGGAGCAGGGGATCGTGGTGCTGGAGTGCAAGGTCCCCAACTCCCGCATCCCCACGGCCTGGTTCCGCGAGGACCAGCGGCTGCTGCCCTGCCGCAAGTACGAGCAGATCGAGGAGGGCCCCGTGCGGCGCCTCATCATCCACAGGCTGAAGGCGGACGACGACGGCGTCTACCTGTGCGAGATGCGGGGCCGCGTGCGCACGGTGGCCAACGTGACCGTCAAAG GGCCCATCCTGAAGCGGCTGCCCCGGAAACTGGACGTGCTGGAGGGCGAGAACGCCGTGCTGCTGGTGGAGACGCGGGAGGCCGGGGTCGAGGGACGCTGGAGCCGCGACGGGGAGGACCTGCCGGCCACCTGCCAGAGCAGCTCCGGCCACATGCACGCCCTGGTCCTGCCAGGGGTCACCCGGGAGGATGCCGGCGAGGTCACTTTCAGCCTGGGCAGCTCGCGCACCTCCACTCTGCTCCGAGTTAAAT GCATCAAGCACAACCCCCCGGGACCCCCGGTGCTGGCAGAGATGTTTAAGGGCCACAAGAACACGGTTCTGCTGACCTGGAAAGCCCCCGAGCCGGTTCCCGAGACCCCCTTTGTCTACCGGCTGGAGCGGCAGGAGGTGGGCTCGGAAGATTGGGTCCAGTGCTTCAGCATCGAGAAGGCGGGCGCCGTGGAGGTGCCCGGGGACTGCGTGCCCGCCGAGGGCGACTACCGCTTCCGCATCTGCACGGTCAGCGAGCACGGCCGCAGCCCCCACGTGCTGTTCCACGGCGCGGCCCACCTGG tGCCCACCGCGCGCCTGGTGGCGGGGCTGGAGGATGTGCAGGTGTACGCCGGGGAGGACGCGGTCTTCGCGCTGGACCTGTCCACCATCATCCAGGGCACCTGGTTCCTCAACGGCGAGGAGCTGCGGAGCCGCGAGGGCCAGGCGGAGCCCGGCGCCCTGCGCTACCGCGCGGAGCACAGCGGCCTCCAGCACAGGCTCGTCCTGCGGGCCGTCGGGCACCAGCACAGCGGTGCCCTGGTGGGCTTCAGCTGCCCCGGGGTGCAGGACTCAGCCGCGCTCACCATCCAAG AGAGCCCCGTGCACATCCTCAGCCCCCAGGACAAGATGTCCTTGACCTTCACGACGGCAGAGCGCGTGGTGCTGACCTGCGAGCTCTCCCGGGAAGACTACCCCGCACGCTGGTACAAGGACGGGCGGCAGGTGGAAGAGAGCGAGGCGGTGCTGCTGAAGGTGGACGGGCGCAAGCACCGCCTGGTCCTCCCGGAGGCCCGGGTGCAGGACAGCGGCGAGTTCGAGTGCAGATCCGAGGGGGTCTCGGCCTTGTTCACCGTCACCGTCCGAG ACCCCCCGCTGCACATCGTGGACCCCCAGGAGCACGTGTTCGTGCACGCCATCACCTCCGAGTGTGTCGTGCTGACGTGCAAGGTGGACCGCGAGGACGCGCCTGTGCAGTGGTACAAGGACgggcaggaggtggaggagagcgAGTTCGTGGTCCTGGAGGACGAGGGCGCCGACCACCGCCTGGTGCTGCCCGCCGCCCAGCCCCCCTACGGCGGCGAGTTCCAGTGCGTGGCCGGGGACGAGCGCGCCTACTTCACCGTCACCATCACAG atGTGTCCTCGTGGATCGTGTACCCCAGCGGCAAGGTGTACGTGGCGGCCGTGCGTCTGGAGCGCGTGGTGCTGACGTGCGAGCTGTGCCGGCCCTGGGCCGAGGTGCGCTGGACCAAGGacggggaggaggtggtggagagcGCGGCGCGGCTGCTGCAGAAGGAGGACACGGTGCGCCGCCTGGTGCTGCCCGCCGTCCAGCTCGAGGACTCGGGCGAGTACCTCTGCGAGATCGACGACGAGGCTGCCTCCTTCACCGTCACCGTCACAG AGCCCCCGGTTCGCATCCTCTCCCCGCGGGACGAGGTGAGCCTGGCCGCCGTGAGCCTGGAGGGCGTGTCGCTGCTGTGTGAGCTGTCGCGGGAGGACGCGCCCGTGCGCTGGTACAAGGACGggctggaggtggaggagggcGAGGCACTGGTGCTGGAAGTGGACGGGCCCCGCCGGCGCCTGGTCCTGCCCGCCGCCCAGCCCGAGGACAGCGGCGAGTACGTGTGCGACGCCGGGGATGACTCGGCCTTCTTCATCGTCACTGTCACAG CGCCCCCCGAGAGGATCGTGCACCCGGCAGCCCGCTCCCTGGACCTGCAGTTCCGGGCCTCGGAGCACGTGGAGCTGCGCTGCGAAGTGTCCCCCGCGGGGTCGCGGGTGCGCTGGTTCAAGGACGGGCTGGAGGTGGAGGTGTCCGAAGGCCTGAagctctgggcccaggggccCGCGCGCACCCTGACGCTGCCCCACGCCCAGCCGCAGGACGCGGGGGAGTACGTGTGCGAGACCCGGGACGAGGCAGTCACCTTCAACGTCAGCGTGGCTG AGCCGCCCGTGCAGTTCCTCACCCCCGAGGCAGCCCCCGGCCCACTCTGTGTGGCCCCCGGGGAGCCCGTGGTGCTGAGCTGTGAGCTGTCCCGGACGGGCGCCCTGGTGTCCTGGAGCCACGACGGGGCGCCCGTGCAGGCGGGCCAGGGCCTGGAGCTCCACGCCGAGGGGCCCCGGCACACACTCAGCATCCGGGGGGCCACCGCGGCCCACGCAGGCCTCTACACCTGCAGGtgcggggcgggcccgggggcccCCAGCCGCACCTTCACCCTGCGAGTGGAGG AGCCCCCCGCGCGGGTGGTGGCCCCGGAGGCCGCCCAGACGAGGGTTCGCAGCACCCCCGGCGGAGACCTGGAGCTGACGGTGCAGCTGTCTGGGCCGGGGGTTCCCGTGCGCTGGTACAAGGACGGGGAGCGGCTGGCCAACCGGGGCCGGGTGCAGCTGGAGCAGGCGGGGGCCCGGCAGGTGCTGCGGGTGCGAGGGGCCCGGAGCGGGGACGCTGGGGAGTACCTGTGCGACGCCCCCCAGGACAGCCGCATCTTTGTCGTCAGTGTGGAAG AACCTCCCCCGGTGAGGCTGCTCTCAGAGCTGACGCCCCTGACGGTCCACGAGGGTGACGATGCCATGTTCCGGTGTGAAGTCTCCCCTCCCGACGCTGACGTCACGTGGCTGCGCAACGGGGCCCCGGTCAGTCCGGGGCCCCGGCTGGACGTGGCCCAGAACGGCTCCAGCCGCACGCTGACCGTGCGGGGCTGCCAGCTGGCGGACGCGGGGACGGTGACCGCCCGGGCAGGGGGCAGCACCACCAGCGCCCGGCTCCACGTGCGAG AGACGGAGCTGCTGTTCGTGCGGCGGCTGCAGGACGTGCGCGCCGAGGAGGGCCAGGACCTGTGCCTGGAGGTGGAGACGGGCCGCGTGGGCGCCGCGGGGGCCGTGCGCTGGGTGCGCTCCGGGGAGCCCTTGCCTGCCGACCCCCGCCTGTCGGTGGCCCAGGACGGCCACGTCCACCACCTCACCATCCGCAGCGTGGTGCTGGCCGACCAGGGCACCTACGGCTGTGAGAGCCACCACGACCGCACCCTGGCCCGGCTGAGCGTGCGGC CGCGGCAGCTGAAGGTGCTACAGCCTCTCGAAGACGTGAGCATCACCGAGGGTGGCAGCGCCACCTTCCAGCTGGAGCTGTCCCAGGACGGTGTGGCCGGGGAGTGGGCCCGGGGCGGGATCCGGCTGCAGCCGGGACCCGGGTGCCACATTCACATGGAGGGCCGCACTCAccgcctggtgctcagggacctgggccTGGCCGACTCGGGCTGCATCTCCTTCACCGCGGACTCCCTGCGCTCTGCCGCGAGACTCACGGTGCGAG AGGCCCCAGTGACCATTGTGCGGGGGCCACAGAACGTGGAGGTGACCGAGGGTGACACAGCGACGTTCGAGTGCGAGCTTTCTCAGGCCTTGGCCGATGTCACCTGGGAGAAGGTCAGAGCCCAGCCCCCTGCCGGGACCACCTTGGCCTAA